A genomic segment from Necator americanus strain Aroian chromosome III, whole genome shotgun sequence encodes:
- a CDS encoding hypothetical protein (NECATOR_CHRIII.G10670.T1) — MESLATTIRFVTLNCRTLSSELQQAALSRLLRYLCAPFATLQETRMRDRPVISIENYTIYCGDADENKVGGCAIAVRNDYKNLVEEFGSTSSRCAFLRLRDRRGRKLWIVSAHAPTETAKDNSKDAFYDELNALMSKIPSQQVVIVGIDANAKMGLEQQSDVLG; from the coding sequence atggaatctttggcaacaaccattcgtttcgtcacgctgaactgccgaacactatcgagtgaactccaacaagccgctctatccagacttttgcgatatctctgtgcgCCTTTTGCtacactgcaggaaacacgcatgagggatcggcccgtcatcagcatcgaaaattacaccatatactgcggcgatgctgatgagaacaaagtaggtggctgcgcgatagctgtgaggaacgattacaagaacctggtggaggaatttggctcaacgtcgtctagatgtgCCTTTCtacgattgcgggatcgcagaggacgcaaactctggatcgtaagtgctcacgcacctacggaaaccgctaaggacaacagtaaggacgccttctatgatgaactcaatgcgctgatgtctaaaataccaagccagcaggtggtcattgtcggaatcgacgcaaatgcgaagatgggactcgaacagcaatccgatgtgctaggataA